A stretch of the Musa acuminata AAA Group cultivar baxijiao chromosome BXJ2-7, Cavendish_Baxijiao_AAA, whole genome shotgun sequence genome encodes the following:
- the LOC135617312 gene encoding protein P21-like yields the protein MASLGGLSFLFLPLLFVVSHAATFDIVNQCSFTVWAAAVPGGGRQLDPSQTWTINVNPGTTGGRVWARTDCSFDGSGSGSCQTGDCGGLLECQAYGTPPNTLAEFALNQFQNMDFIDISLVDGFNVPMDFSPTSGDCRGVRCSADINGQCPAELRAPGGCNNPCTVFKTDEYCCTSGSCGPTNYSMFFKNNCPDAYSYPKDDATSTFTCPGGTNYRVVFCP from the coding sequence ATGGCATCGCTCGGCGgcctctccttcctcttcctccccctGCTCTTCGTCGTCTCCCATGCAGCCACCTTCGACATCGTCAACCAATGCTCCTTCACTGTCTGGGCCGCCGCCGTCCCCGGGGGTGGCCGCCAGCTCGACCCGAGCCAGACCTGGACCATCAACGTCAATCCCGGCACCACAGGCGGCCGCGTCTGGGCCCGCACCGACTGCTCCTTCGATGGAAGCGGCAGCGGTAGCTGCCAGACAGGCGACTGCGGCGGCCTCCTGGAGTGCCAAGCCTACGGCACGCCGCCCAATACGCTGGCCGAGTTCGCCCTCAACCAGTTCCAGAACATGGACTTCATCGACATCTCCCTCGTCGACGGCTTCAACGTGCCCATGGACTTCAGCCCCACCTCGGGGGACTGCCGGGGCGTACGGTGCTCCGCCGACATCAACGGGCAGTGCCCCGCGGAGCTGAGGGCGCCGGGCGGCTGCAACAACCCTTGCACCGTGTTCAAAACTGATGAGTACTGCTGCACCTCCGGCAGCTGCGGACCGACAAACTACTCCATGTTCTTCAAGAACAACTGCCCCGATGCTTACAGCTACCCCAAGGACGACGCAACCAGCACCTTCACCTGCCCCGGCGGGACTAATTACAGGGTTGTCTTCTGCCCTTAA